Genomic DNA from Synergistaceae bacterium:
TAGTTTTCTTTGAAATGTGCCCCACAGATTCACAGTAGTACGAACGTGTCCATAAGGAAGGCATTTTCAGGAGATGAGGAAGTTCCAAGCGCAATACTCTTACGATAAAGCGATGAGAAAGCCAACGGCTTCAGCCGTTGAATGAGAATTGCAACGCCACCAACCGTGGCGTTGCAATTCTCAATCAACATAGCGAGGGGAGCATGTAAAAGGC
This window encodes:
- a CDS encoding transposase, encoding MELPHLLKMPSLWTRSYYCESVGHISKKTIMKCIEEQKNK